The following is a genomic window from Adhaeribacter radiodurans.
AAGCCAAAGTACTGGTAATGGGTGCTACTTTTAAAGAAAACGTAGAAGATATCCGGAATTCGAAAGTAGCGGATATTATTAACGAGCTTAAAAGTTTTAGCGTACAGGTAGATGTAGTAGACCCTTACGCCGATTCGCAAGAGTTGCAGCACGAATATGGCTACGGCTTAATAGAAAAGCCTGCTACGGATTACGACGCCATAATTGTAGCTGTAGGCCACCGGGATTACCTAAGCCTGGACGATGCAGATTTTAGAAAAATAACGAACGAAAACGCCGTACTGATAGACATTAAAGGTTTGTACCGGAATAAAATAAACTCGCTGGAGTATTGGAGCCTTTAAATCGGTTGAAAAGTTGCAGGTTGCAAGTTTTGCTATCTTACTAAAGATTTTAAATTCAGAAGGATAAGCAGAAATTTGATAAGTTTAATTTCGTTCGCTTGGTTTTGATTATATCTTTGACCATGGTTTAGTTAATGAAATAACTAGTGTAAAGTTAAGCTGTTGGAACTAAAGAAAAGCAGTAACCTGCTGCTAAACGGAGATGATACGATAGCGACGTTTAGCGGCATCTCTTTTTTGCAGAATAAAAATGGCAACCTTCCGGCAGTTTAATCCGAAAGCTTGTTAAAAGAATGTACTAATCACTTTGTCTATCTACTTAAACGAAATATAAACTTTGGAAACAAAAGGGAAAATAGTAGTAACCGGTGGTGCCGGCTACATTGGTTCGCACGCCGTAGTCGAGTTATTTGCAGCAGGTTATGAACCAATTATTATCGATAATTTTGTTAATTCTCAGGAATCGGCCTTAGATGGTATTCAAGCAATTATCAACGCAACGGTAAAATGCCATAAAATTGATTGTACCGATAAAGAAGCCTTGCGCCAGGTATTTCAGGAAGAAGGTACTATTCTGGGGGTTATCCATTTTGCTGCTTATAAAGCCGTAGGCGAATCGGTGAAAGAGCCTTTAAAATATTACCACAATAATGTAGGCTCTTTGGTAGCCTTGTTAGAGGTTATGACCGAGTTTAACGTAAATAAACTGGTTTTCTCGTCGTCGTGTACCGTGTATGGTATTCCCGATCAATTACCAGTTACGGAGGCTACGCCGGTTAAAAAAGCTAACTCGCCCTACGGTAACACCAAACAAATTTGCGAAGATATTTTATCAGATTTAGCCCGAAGCAGCGACAGTAATATTTACTCCATTGCTCTGCGGTATTTTAATCCGGTTGGCGCCCATCCCTCTGCTAAAATTGGGGAATTACCGCTTGGGGTACCTAATAACCTGGTACCATTTATTACGCAAACCGCCATGGGCATTCGCGAAAAATTAACTGTTTTTGGGAATGATTACGATACCCCAGATGGTAGCAATATCCGCGATTACATTCACGTGGTAGATTTGGCTAAAGCCCACGTAGTAGCCATTGACCGTCTGGTGCAAAATAAAGGCGAGCAGATTGAATTTTTCAATATTGGAACGGGTTGGGGCAATTCGGTTTTGGAGGTAATTCATACTTTCGAGAAAGT
Proteins encoded in this region:
- the galE gene encoding UDP-glucose 4-epimerase GalE, producing METKGKIVVTGGAGYIGSHAVVELFAAGYEPIIIDNFVNSQESALDGIQAIINATVKCHKIDCTDKEALRQVFQEEGTILGVIHFAAYKAVGESVKEPLKYYHNNVGSLVALLEVMTEFNVNKLVFSSSCTVYGIPDQLPVTEATPVKKANSPYGNTKQICEDILSDLARSSDSNIYSIALRYFNPVGAHPSAKIGELPLGVPNNLVPFITQTAMGIREKLTVFGNDYDTPDGSNIRDYIHVVDLAKAHVVAIDRLVQNKGEQIEFFNIGTGWGNSVLEVIHTFEKVTGQKLNYVIGPRRAGDVPQIYADVAKSTQELGFKTELGLEESLKSAWDWEVYLKNKQQAAS